A stretch of the Aminipila terrae genome encodes the following:
- the trxA gene encoding thioredoxin, which produces MSVLTVTKDNFQAEVMESDKPVLIDFWASWCGPCKMVSPIVDEIAKEVSTAKICKVNIDEQPELASAFNVMSIPTLAVIKEGKVVNVAVGARPKQDIVSMLND; this is translated from the coding sequence ATGTCAGTATTAACAGTAACAAAAGATAATTTTCAAGCAGAAGTTATGGAATCGGATAAACCAGTATTAATTGATTTCTGGGCATCCTGGTGTGGTCCATGTAAAATGGTGTCACCTATTGTAGATGAGATTGCAAAAGAAGTATCAACCGCAAAGATCTGCAAAGTAAATATTGATGAACAGCCAGAACTTGCCAGTGCTTTCAATGTAATGAGTATTCCTACTCTGGCAGTAATAAAAGAAGGTAAAGTTGTAAATGTGGCAGTAGGTGCCCGTCCAAAACAAGATATTGTTTCAATGTTAAATGATTAA
- the pyrE gene encoding orotate phosphoribosyltransferase: MSYKKQFIEFMVKSGVLTFGDFTTKSGRKTPYFVNTGNYKTGAQADKLGHFYASCIAENIKNGNISEDIAALFGPAYKGIPISVATAIAMSRDFDRDINYCFNRKEEKDHGEGGKMVGYKLQDGDSVLMVEDVITAGTAVRETLPQLMAAASVKVEGLIISVDRMERGQGQKTAIQEIEEEFGIKTYPLVTVREIIDTMHNNTIDGKIIIDDAMKERMEEYLSQYCVL, encoded by the coding sequence ATGAGCTATAAGAAACAATTTATTGAATTCATGGTGAAATCGGGAGTATTAACCTTTGGTGATTTTACCACGAAAAGTGGGCGAAAAACACCTTATTTTGTTAATACTGGAAATTATAAAACTGGTGCACAGGCAGATAAGCTGGGACATTTTTACGCCAGCTGTATTGCAGAAAATATAAAAAACGGTAATATAAGTGAAGATATTGCAGCATTATTTGGACCAGCCTATAAGGGAATACCTATTTCGGTGGCTACTGCCATTGCCATGTCCAGGGACTTTGACAGAGACATTAATTACTGCTTTAACAGGAAAGAGGAGAAAGACCACGGCGAAGGCGGCAAAATGGTAGGGTATAAGCTTCAGGATGGGGACTCTGTTTTAATGGTTGAGGACGTTATTACTGCTGGAACTGCTGTCAGAGAAACCTTGCCACAGCTTATGGCAGCGGCATCAGTAAAAGTAGAAGGCCTGATTATTTCTGTAGATCGTATGGAAAGAGGACAGGGGCAGAAGACTGCTATCCAGGAAATTGAAGAGGAATTCGGCATTAAAACTTATCCTCTTGTAACCGTAAGAGAAATAATAGATACTATGCACAACAATACCATTGATGGAAAAATCATTATAGATGATGCCATGAAAGAAAGAATGGAAGAGTACTTGTCTCAGTATTGTGTGCTTTAA
- a CDS encoding NAD(P)/FAD-dependent oxidoreductase: MKSIIIIGNGPAGISAALYTVRAGINTTVIGSGLGSLGKADKIENYYGFEYPVSGTRLVENGITQAKRLGAKIIKEEVVAISSINLNPDSSAISNGFSVRTDKHEYLSDAVILATGTSRTSPPIKGLQELEGKGISYCAICDAFFYKGKNVAVLGSGEYALNEAKELLPVVNSVTVLTNGTEPAVNFPKEVKIEKQAVASFNPGPSNPLLGGIGSLESVTLNGEDKIKLDGVFVAYGTAGSTALAKKIGAFTEGNKIIVNSDMSTNVPGLYAAGDCIGGLLQISKAVSDGAIAGTSAIKFLRK, encoded by the coding sequence ATGGGCCTGCAGGTATTTCGGCAGCATTATATACTGTCAGAGCCGGAATTAACACAACTGTTATAGGAAGCGGACTTGGCTCTTTAGGTAAAGCTGATAAAATCGAAAACTATTATGGGTTTGAGTATCCCGTATCAGGTACCAGATTAGTAGAAAACGGTATTACCCAGGCCAAGAGACTGGGAGCAAAGATTATTAAAGAAGAAGTAGTTGCAATCAGCAGTATTAATCTAAATCCAGATTCTTCAGCAATAAGCAATGGATTTTCTGTCAGAACAGACAAACACGAGTATTTATCAGATGCTGTTATTCTAGCCACAGGAACGTCCCGTACCTCTCCTCCAATCAAGGGTTTGCAGGAACTGGAGGGAAAAGGAATCAGCTATTGTGCCATATGTGATGCCTTTTTTTACAAAGGTAAAAATGTGGCCGTCCTAGGCAGTGGCGAATATGCTTTAAATGAGGCAAAAGAACTTCTTCCCGTTGTAAATTCTGTAACGGTGCTCACCAATGGTACAGAACCTGCTGTAAACTTTCCAAAAGAAGTTAAAATTGAAAAGCAGGCTGTTGCCAGTTTCAATCCGGGACCTTCCAACCCATTACTTGGTGGAATTGGGTCACTGGAATCTGTAACTCTGAATGGTGAAGATAAAATTAAATTAGACGGTGTCTTTGTAGCTTATGGCACTGCAGGAAGTACCGCTTTAGCCAAAAAAATAGGAGCTTTCACGGAGGGGAACAAAATTATTGTAAACTCTGACATGTCCACTAATGTTCCAGGTTTATACGCTGCAGGAGATTGCATTGGCGGCCTTTTACAAATATCTAAAGCTGTAAGTGACGGTGCCATTGCTGGGACTTCTGCCATAAAATTTCTTCGTAAATAA
- a CDS encoding penicillin-binding transpeptidase domain-containing protein, producing MKKITSRTIVCFFLALVLVAGTGVFTFKFFMEGDTWSAFSANRHLYTNNVLNTGRVLDETGKVLADYDDSDNKWHYADNIYVRKATLHAVGDSTGMIGTGALTRFADKLTGYNIITGAKPIFSNGRDLYLTLNADVCQAAFKALNGHKGTVGVYNYKTGEIICMVSAPTYDPASPPTIKDGDENYEGVYMNRLLSATFIPGSTFKLITATAALEKLDGIESRKFHCSGKTTIDGQLITCPSAHGDLTMEQALAVSCNCVFGQLATEIGSDQLNEYVKKAGLTESMSINGIQTAKSTFDFAADDKGSLAWSGIGQGKDLVNPCALMVYSGAIANGGSAAKPQIISHTALKKGVRTSLYLRHSTGELINEDTASKLASMMRNNVISNYGQSNFPGLSIGAKSGTAQSDNSDSDNAWFTGFLQDEDHPYAFVVLVEGGGSGSKVAGKVANTALQAAVKAQ from the coding sequence ATGAAAAAAATAACCTCTCGGACTATAGTATGCTTTTTCCTTGCTCTGGTTTTAGTTGCCGGTACAGGAGTATTTACCTTTAAATTTTTTATGGAAGGTGATACCTGGTCTGCTTTTTCAGCAAATCGCCATTTATATACCAATAACGTTTTAAATACTGGCAGAGTACTGGATGAAACAGGCAAAGTTCTGGCTGATTATGACGATTCTGATAATAAGTGGCATTATGCAGACAACATATATGTTCGTAAAGCTACACTTCATGCAGTTGGTGACTCAACAGGAATGATAGGAACAGGTGCGTTAACCCGCTTTGCTGATAAATTAACCGGCTATAATATCATTACTGGTGCAAAACCAATTTTTTCCAACGGCAGAGACTTATATCTGACCTTAAATGCTGATGTATGCCAGGCAGCATTTAAAGCACTGAATGGGCACAAAGGTACGGTTGGTGTGTATAATTACAAGACTGGAGAAATCATATGTATGGTAAGTGCCCCCACCTATGATCCTGCCTCACCACCTACTATCAAAGACGGAGACGAAAATTATGAGGGAGTCTATATGAACCGGCTGCTCTCTGCAACTTTTATCCCTGGCTCCACCTTTAAATTAATTACAGCTACAGCTGCACTAGAAAAACTGGATGGAATAGAAAGCAGAAAGTTCCACTGCAGTGGAAAGACTACCATTGACGGCCAGCTTATTACATGCCCCAGTGCACATGGAGATCTGACTATGGAACAGGCTCTTGCGGTATCCTGCAATTGTGTTTTTGGTCAACTGGCCACTGAAATTGGCAGCGACCAGTTAAATGAATATGTAAAAAAAGCCGGGCTCACTGAAAGTATGTCTATAAATGGCATTCAAACTGCAAAATCTACCTTTGATTTTGCTGCTGACGATAAAGGCAGCCTTGCATGGTCTGGCATCGGTCAAGGCAAAGACCTTGTAAATCCGTGTGCACTAATGGTTTATTCAGGAGCCATTGCCAACGGAGGTTCTGCTGCAAAGCCACAGATTATCTCACACACTGCTCTGAAAAAAGGAGTTCGGACCAGCTTATATTTAAGGCATTCCACTGGAGAACTAATTAATGAGGATACCGCATCGAAACTGGCCTCAATGATGAGAAATAATGTTATCAGTAATTATGGTCAGAGCAATTTCCCTGGCCTTAGTATAGGGGCCAAATCAGGAACAGCACAAAGTGATAATTCTGATTCTGATAATGCCTGGTTTACAGGTTTTCTTCAGGATGAAGATCACCCCTATGCTTTTGTGGTTTTAGTTGAAGGCGGTGGAAGCGGCAGCAAGGTTGCCGGAAAAGTTGCCAACACGGCATTGCAGGCAGCCGTTAAAGCCCAATAG
- a CDS encoding lytic transglycosylase domain-containing protein, with amino-acid sequence MSIDRVNLKNQYLDGINQGTVPFAVPDKTGSDFEQTLKKIVSDNQRNGLLSNAVNSSDYKYNTTSDTKLDDIFTKAAETYDVPVELLKAVAKAESGFNPNAVSKCGAMGIMQLMPGTAKALGVVDAYDPEQNIMGGANYISQKLKAYNGDITLALAAYNAGSGNVAKYGGVPPFAETQNYIKKIYGYMGEDIKLPDQITRTSSDSNNETDGLLSGTQSFSEMGTDKAYLAARLQILRHQLDMQELFASWDEDSDDNNNYDISAGQLINSLKNL; translated from the coding sequence ATGAGTATTGATAGAGTTAATTTAAAAAATCAATATCTTGATGGAATAAATCAGGGAACAGTGCCTTTCGCTGTGCCTGACAAGACAGGAAGTGATTTTGAACAGACTTTGAAAAAAATCGTTTCAGACAATCAAAGAAATGGATTGCTTTCAAATGCTGTAAATTCGTCTGATTATAAATATAATACAACTTCTGATACTAAATTAGATGATATATTTACAAAAGCAGCAGAAACTTATGATGTTCCGGTGGAATTATTAAAAGCAGTGGCAAAAGCAGAATCAGGCTTTAATCCCAATGCCGTATCAAAGTGTGGAGCAATGGGCATCATGCAGTTAATGCCAGGCACCGCTAAAGCGTTAGGGGTAGTTGATGCATATGATCCGGAACAAAATATTATGGGGGGAGCAAATTATATCTCCCAAAAGCTGAAAGCATACAATGGGGATATTACTTTGGCACTGGCTGCATACAATGCAGGCTCGGGAAACGTGGCTAAATATGGTGGCGTACCCCCATTCGCAGAGACCCAGAATTATATAAAAAAGATTTATGGGTATATGGGAGAAGATATAAAACTGCCTGATCAGATTACCCGTACTTCTTCTGATTCAAATAATGAAACAGACGGACTTTTATCAGGGACCCAATCGTTTTCCGAAATGGGTACGGATAAGGCATATCTGGCAGCCAGATTGCAGATATTACGACATCAGCTTGACATGCAGGAGTTATTTGCATCCTGGGATGAAGACAGCGACGACAATAATAATTATGATATAAGTGCCGGTCAGCTGATAAATTCATTAAAAAATTTGTAA
- a CDS encoding FtsW/RodA/SpoVE family cell cycle protein, whose amino-acid sequence MNNIGEIFSDFMSRSIEIMHYSFQWISENPTTVADWYGGLVRWIFPVLAMGILLSVLHDMLRVKNPEETWGYLVSPELGKFPIHHWECTVGRARHCDVVINFPTISRTQCSLIRDDDGDWKVYSLSEKNPTLCNGHQVKDYTSVKPGETIMFGGVILTLEPVSETEHEKQQQNRLAQSRPAPPWSSFAMLTLFQILTIFQLVITRPDYANIIILCYGILLGSMWAYVMFSKIAKRTGFEPEILAFFACTLNLAVTASSAPGALLKQTFTILLGIAVFLGLGWYLRDLKRAVKARYFMALATIGLLLINLVFGSVIHGAQNWISIAGISIQPSELAKVCFIFAGSATLDRLFVKRNVWGFMLLSGFCLLALAIMSDFGTAAIFFVVFLVIAFLRSGDFATLSLICGGAVAGGGLVLRFKPYIASRFSVWGHAWQNATGSGYQQVRTMSAAASGGLIGVGAGNGWLHNIAAANTDLVFGMLCEEWGLIIALLAVASIVTLSIFAFRVTKTGRSAFYTTAACAATSLLVFQTILNVFGSVDLLPLTGVTFPFISCGGSSMISSWGLLAFLKAADTRQNASFAVRSLPNLGEDVTHSQNTYTEACNESKQKPYKKQTSEDTIDSFLKQFDNIDSEQKNYDMKQNQINDFLSQFDQLDDNEEVKK is encoded by the coding sequence ATGAATAATATTGGTGAGATTTTTTCAGATTTTATGTCCCGCTCCATTGAAATAATGCACTACTCCTTTCAATGGATTTCGGAAAATCCCACAACAGTTGCAGACTGGTATGGAGGATTGGTAAGGTGGATTTTTCCTGTCCTAGCAATGGGTATCCTTTTGTCTGTACTTCATGACATGCTCAGAGTAAAAAACCCAGAAGAAACCTGGGGTTATCTGGTATCCCCTGAGCTTGGCAAATTTCCTATTCATCACTGGGAATGTACAGTAGGCCGTGCCCGTCACTGTGATGTGGTCATTAATTTCCCCACTATTTCCAGAACCCAGTGCTCCCTTATACGTGATGATGATGGGGATTGGAAAGTCTACAGTCTGTCAGAAAAGAATCCAACCCTTTGCAATGGACATCAGGTAAAGGATTATACTTCAGTAAAGCCTGGGGAAACTATCATGTTTGGTGGTGTCATTCTTACTTTAGAGCCAGTTTCAGAAACAGAACATGAGAAACAGCAGCAAAACAGACTGGCGCAAAGCCGTCCCGCTCCTCCCTGGAGTTCTTTTGCCATGTTGACGCTTTTTCAGATATTAACCATATTCCAGTTAGTAATAACACGGCCAGATTATGCAAATATCATCATTTTATGCTATGGGATTCTGTTAGGTTCTATGTGGGCTTATGTCATGTTCTCAAAAATAGCCAAACGAACGGGTTTCGAACCAGAGATTCTGGCATTCTTTGCATGCACACTAAACCTTGCGGTCACAGCATCTTCTGCTCCGGGCGCTCTCTTAAAGCAGACTTTTACCATCTTGTTAGGTATCGCTGTGTTTTTAGGATTAGGATGGTATCTAAGAGATTTAAAAAGAGCAGTCAAGGCAAGATATTTCATGGCTCTTGCTACCATAGGCCTTCTTTTAATTAACCTAGTATTTGGTTCTGTTATACATGGGGCTCAGAACTGGATTTCCATAGCTGGAATATCCATTCAGCCATCTGAACTTGCAAAAGTATGCTTTATTTTTGCTGGTTCAGCAACTCTGGACAGACTCTTTGTAAAAAGGAATGTATGGGGTTTTATGTTACTGTCAGGTTTTTGCTTACTTGCTCTAGCGATCATGAGTGATTTCGGAACTGCTGCAATTTTCTTTGTGGTGTTCCTTGTAATAGCATTTTTACGTTCTGGAGATTTTGCCACTTTGTCATTGATTTGTGGTGGTGCTGTGGCAGGTGGAGGTTTAGTCCTGAGATTTAAGCCTTACATTGCTTCCCGTTTCTCGGTCTGGGGCCATGCCTGGCAGAATGCAACTGGTTCTGGATATCAACAGGTTCGCACCATGTCCGCTGCTGCCAGTGGTGGTCTGATTGGTGTGGGAGCAGGTAATGGCTGGCTTCATAACATTGCTGCAGCAAATACGGACCTGGTTTTTGGCATGTTGTGTGAAGAATGGGGTCTTATCATAGCTCTGTTAGCCGTTGCCAGTATAGTAACTTTATCCATATTCGCTTTTAGAGTTACTAAAACAGGCCGTTCTGCTTTTTATACTACAGCTGCTTGTGCCGCCACCTCTCTTCTGGTATTCCAGACAATATTAAATGTATTTGGCTCGGTGGATTTATTGCCCCTGACTGGGGTTACCTTTCCCTTTATTTCCTGCGGGGGTTCCAGCATGATTAGTTCGTGGGGATTACTGGCATTTTTAAAGGCCGCTGATACCAGGCAGAATGCAAGTTTCGCTGTTAGAAGTCTTCCTAATCTGGGTGAAGATGTGACTCATTCCCAGAATACATATACTGAAGCATGTAATGAAAGCAAACAAAAACCATATAAAAAACAAACTAGTGAAGATACAATTGACTCCTTTTTAAAACAATTTGATAATATTGATTCTGAACAAAAGAATTATGATATGAAACAAAATCAAATCAATGACTTTTTAAGCCAGTTTGATCAGCTTGATGATAATGAGGAGGTAAAGAAATGA
- a CDS encoding NCS2 family permease, translating to MEKFFKLKENNTDIKTEITAGVTTFLSMAYILAVNPSMLADAGMSSSGVFTATAISAAIGTLIMAFFTNYPVALASGMGLNAYFTYSVCIPLAEQGINDPWKIALAAVFVEGIVFILLTLCKFREKLINDVPKNLKYGITVGIGLFITLIGLSNAGIVISSSSTLVDLGSVPSAPFALAFSGFLIICVLHHYKVICPILWGILATWGLGMIAQHIGWYTVNPDVGHFSVFPDFKGTSFIPAKPAIFAFDFSFITKNFMQFAVIVFSFLFVELFDTVGGLIGIADKANLLDEEGKLPKASRALMADAVGTVAGACLGTSTVTAYMESCAGVGQGEEQA from the coding sequence ATGGAAAAGTTTTTTAAATTAAAGGAAAATAATACAGATATAAAAACAGAAATCACTGCAGGAGTTACCACATTTCTGTCTATGGCGTATATTTTGGCAGTCAATCCCAGTATGCTGGCGGATGCTGGTATGAGTAGCAGCGGAGTTTTTACTGCTACAGCTATTTCTGCAGCAATAGGCACATTGATAATGGCATTTTTTACGAATTATCCTGTGGCACTGGCATCGGGCATGGGTCTGAATGCGTATTTTACTTACTCTGTTTGCATACCTTTGGCAGAGCAGGGAATTAATGATCCATGGAAGATTGCTTTAGCAGCTGTATTTGTAGAAGGAATAGTATTTATATTATTGACACTCTGTAAATTCAGAGAAAAACTCATAAACGATGTACCTAAAAACCTGAAATATGGTATCACAGTTGGAATTGGTCTATTTATAACTTTAATTGGGCTAAGCAATGCAGGAATAGTAATATCCAGCAGCTCTACTCTGGTAGATCTTGGGTCTGTTCCTTCTGCACCATTTGCCTTGGCTTTTTCCGGTTTTCTGATTATATGTGTGTTGCACCACTATAAAGTTATTTGTCCCATATTATGGGGAATACTGGCTACTTGGGGATTAGGTATGATTGCCCAGCATATTGGGTGGTATACAGTTAATCCTGACGTGGGACATTTTTCTGTTTTTCCAGATTTTAAAGGGACAAGTTTTATTCCGGCAAAGCCGGCGATTTTTGCCTTTGATTTTAGTTTCATTACAAAGAACTTTATGCAGTTTGCTGTAATAGTTTTTTCATTTTTATTTGTGGAACTCTTTGATACGGTTGGTGGCCTGATTGGCATTGCAGATAAAGCAAATCTTTTAGATGAAGAAGGAAAACTGCCTAAAGCCAGCAGAGCATTAATGGCAGATGCTGTTGGAACAGTTGCAGGGGCTTGTCTGGGCACTTCCACGGTTACGGCTTATATGGAGAGCTGTGCTGGAGTAGGACAGGGGGAAGAACAGGCTTAA
- a CDS encoding DUF3298 and DUF4163 domain-containing protein, protein MLNEEKVLELKKGYEDVEIPDQLQQIVWNTINQAETELLQEKAEKIKRGKKMKKRIGSVAAALVIVIGSFGLGVNTNKAFADTVSDIPVLGSLAKVFTIEQVHEETDSYVADMKIPGIEGLKDKELQQRINELVHKQVTAAVNDTKVIMEENKKAFLETGGKEEDYMQQEISVDYDVMCLNDKILSFSVYKTETLASAYFDMFYYNYDLTTGQPLTLKDLLGNDYKEIANKQIKEQIAERSKNPDNTYWDNCEGMEQDAFKTIKENQQFYVNKKGNPVIVFNKYEIAPGYMGIQEFEIKK, encoded by the coding sequence ATGCTGAATGAGGAAAAAGTTTTGGAATTAAAAAAAGGTTATGAAGATGTGGAAATTCCTGACCAATTGCAGCAAATCGTATGGAATACAATTAATCAGGCTGAGACAGAATTATTACAGGAAAAAGCAGAAAAAATAAAAAGGGGTAAAAAGATGAAAAAAAGAATTGGAAGTGTTGCAGCGGCGTTAGTTATAGTAATAGGGTCTTTTGGATTAGGTGTAAACACAAATAAAGCCTTTGCAGATACAGTTTCCGATATTCCGGTTTTGGGAAGTCTGGCAAAAGTATTTACTATAGAGCAGGTTCATGAAGAAACAGATTCTTATGTGGCAGATATGAAAATTCCTGGAATTGAAGGTCTCAAGGATAAAGAACTTCAGCAAAGGATTAATGAACTGGTGCATAAGCAGGTTACTGCAGCAGTAAATGACACAAAAGTAATAATGGAAGAAAATAAAAAGGCATTTTTAGAAACCGGCGGCAAGGAAGAGGATTACATGCAGCAGGAAATAAGTGTTGACTATGATGTTATGTGCCTTAATGATAAAATCCTGTCATTTTCTGTATATAAAACGGAAACTTTAGCAAGCGCATACTTTGATATGTTTTATTATAATTATGATTTAACAACTGGTCAGCCCCTTACTCTAAAAGATTTGCTGGGCAATGATTATAAAGAAATCGCAAACAAACAGATAAAAGAGCAGATTGCAGAGCGTTCAAAAAATCCGGATAATACTTATTGGGATAACTGTGAAGGTATGGAACAGGATGCCTTTAAGACTATTAAAGAAAATCAGCAGTTTTATGTAAATAAAAAGGGTAATCCTGTGATTGTATTTAACAAATATGAAATCGCCCCAGGCTATATGGGTATACAGGAATTTGAAATAAAAAAATAA
- a CDS encoding serine hydrolase domain-containing protein, producing the protein MMNMNINLNEYFKKQKRFSGNVLLSKNNEIIFNESYGYSNKEKGIKNTPQTKFMIGSMTKAITALCIMQLSEKGMLSTQQNVEDYIPDFYKGRGITIHHLLTHTSGIQNYTMLKKQIKWGERYTPQEILKIVKEYKLKFPAGEKWSYSNTNYLILGLIIEMVSGMDYHQYVKNYIFIPAEMNHSGFIDEEQKNVANNYIKGEKGFYMDPLMFFACGDIVSTVGDFYLLDRAIQDGKLLKIQTVKEMQKPHYDGKYVKYGYGLFVKNHFDCKSICHGGSIPNGYTSHFEKYMDDHITIVVLSNDLVNYQFLSVKGAGGTYISREIASLIYGKKLGTLKKIF; encoded by the coding sequence ATGATGAATATGAATATTAATTTAAATGAATACTTTAAAAAACAGAAAAGATTTAGTGGAAATGTATTGTTATCAAAAAATAATGAAATTATATTTAATGAATCATATGGATATTCAAATAAGGAAAAAGGAATAAAAAATACACCTCAAACAAAATTCATGATTGGCTCTATGACAAAGGCAATAACTGCATTATGTATTATGCAGCTATCAGAAAAAGGTATGCTTTCAACACAACAGAATGTTGAAGATTATATTCCAGACTTCTACAAGGGCCGTGGAATTACAATTCATCATCTTCTGACTCATACTTCTGGGATACAGAACTACACAATGCTAAAAAAACAAATAAAATGGGGAGAACGTTATACACCCCAAGAAATACTGAAAATTGTAAAAGAGTATAAATTGAAATTCCCTGCTGGTGAAAAATGGTCCTACAGCAATACTAATTATCTTATTCTTGGCTTGATAATTGAAATGGTTTCTGGAATGGATTATCACCAATATGTTAAAAATTATATATTTATTCCTGCTGAAATGAATCATTCAGGTTTTATTGATGAAGAACAAAAAAATGTAGCCAATAATTATATTAAGGGTGAAAAAGGGTTCTATATGGACCCATTAATGTTCTTTGCTTGTGGTGATATTGTATCAACTGTTGGTGATTTTTATTTGCTTGATAGAGCAATTCAGGATGGTAAACTATTGAAAATCCAAACAGTAAAGGAAATGCAAAAGCCTCACTATGACGGCAAATATGTAAAATATGGATATGGATTGTTTGTAAAAAACCATTTTGATTGTAAAAGTATATGCCATGGTGGGTCAATCCCAAATGGTTACACTTCTCATTTTGAGAAATATATGGATGACCATATTACCATTGTTGTATTAAGCAATGATTTAGTAAACTACCAATTCTTATCAGTGAAAGGGGCTGGTGGTACATATATAAGTAGAGAGATTGCTTCATTAATTTATGGTAAAAAGTTAGGTACTTTAAAGAAGATATTCTAA
- a CDS encoding coenzyme F420-0:L-glutamate ligase, which yields MERRVGTVSRGLRAPIIRQGDDLKKIVVEVLLGAAESDNFEIRDKDILAVTEAVVARAQGNYATVSQIAEDVKEKLGGETIGVIFPILSRNRFSVCLKGIAKGVKKIVLMLSYPSDEVGNHLVDIDLLDEKNINPYTDVLSQEQFENLFGKSKHTFTGMDYVNYYKQLIEEEGAEAEIIFSNNPKTILDYTKNVLTCDIHTRERSKRRLKDAGADVVLGLDDLMNESVSGSGFNTKYGLLGSNKATEDTVKLFPCDCTEFVKSIQNEIREKTGKTIEVMVYGDGAFKDPVGKIWELADPVVSPGYTDGLEGTPNEVKIKYLADNDFADLSGEALKNAISEFIKNKDSDLSGSMVAQGTTPRRLTDLIGSLCDLTSGSGDKGTPIVYIQGYFDNYTK from the coding sequence ATGGAAAGAAGAGTTGGTACAGTCTCCAGAGGATTAAGAGCACCGATTATCAGACAGGGAGATGATTTGAAAAAAATTGTAGTTGAGGTACTGCTTGGAGCTGCTGAAAGTGATAATTTTGAAATCAGGGATAAAGATATTCTGGCTGTTACAGAAGCTGTAGTAGCAAGAGCCCAGGGGAATTATGCAACGGTATCTCAAATTGCAGAAGATGTTAAAGAAAAACTTGGTGGAGAGACTATAGGAGTTATATTTCCCATTTTAAGCAGAAACAGATTTTCTGTTTGTTTAAAGGGCATTGCAAAGGGAGTTAAAAAAATTGTATTGATGCTTAGCTATCCTAGCGATGAAGTAGGAAATCATCTGGTAGATATTGATTTACTGGATGAAAAAAACATTAATCCATATACTGATGTATTAAGTCAGGAACAGTTTGAAAATCTTTTTGGAAAATCAAAACATACTTTTACAGGGATGGACTATGTAAATTATTACAAGCAGCTTATTGAAGAAGAAGGCGCAGAGGCAGAAATTATTTTCTCAAACAATCCAAAAACAATTCTGGACTATACCAAAAATGTTTTAACCTGTGATATTCATACAAGAGAAAGAAGCAAGAGAAGATTAAAAGATGCAGGTGCAGATGTGGTATTAGGCTTGGATGACCTGATGAATGAAAGCGTATCAGGAAGTGGATTCAACACAAAATATGGTTTACTTGGATCCAATAAAGCAACGGAAGACACGGTGAAGCTGTTTCCATGTGATTGCACTGAATTTGTGAAAAGCATTCAAAATGAAATCAGGGAAAAAACAGGAAAGACTATTGAGGTAATGGTTTATGGGGATGGTGCATTTAAAGATCCGGTAGGTAAAATATGGGAGCTTGCAGACCCAGTGGTTTCCCCAGGGTATACAGATGGTCTTGAAGGGACTCCAAATGAAGTAAAAATCAAGTATCTGGCAGATAATGACTTTGCTGACTTAAGTGGAGAAGCTCTTAAAAATGCCATTTCAGAATTTATAAAGAATAAAGACAGTGATTTGAGCGGCTCAATGGTGGCACAGGGAACAACACCAAGGAGATTAACGGACTTAATTGGCTCTCTATGTGATCTTACTTCAGGAAGTGGGGATAAAGGTACGCCAATTGTTTATATCCAGGGATATTTTGATAATTATACAAAATAA